From a region of the Daphnia pulicaria isolate SC F1-1A chromosome 1, SC_F0-13Bv2, whole genome shotgun sequence genome:
- the LOC124321152 gene encoding serine/threonine-protein phosphatase 6 regulatory ankyrin repeat subunit C-like, which yields MAKFFKSTRNLNGDEYKQKLRFVPNADKEPKVGHEISEPAIFRFLLNEEKMEKFDEAKVEIHEMLDVLKDIDKQSKITQVEIYQSSMHSTTDLIKAFHVFIVFKSTSETAADDAGVYYWWSLEKNTEYIALQRSRKEENVKNKFEGKRRKKVEPIKEDLKGKGTIKDLFAILWAQQVIAEKYHIKKSNCQSLVRFVGQQITNIGYKYKGNFKYSQGRNKKMLKLINVIDRRGCSDRSLLFHLIEMGNTDLVDKIVASGKYDINAFVYQNSGHSSIKTTPLHLAISLRKTKMVKHLLKPPMNADPTKRDAGKSALFFAASMFGMKTKIIDLLLAHDKVNVDDVDENGETALHLAASESNFLTVKKLLERKANPNIFDKIGRSPLHVAAHDRYGITVIDLLLAHPKVKVDDVNEFGITALHYAAYVSNVFVVKHLINKGANPNLFDKKGVSPLYLAAQQREGNPIIDLLLEAKKVKGICNVNDQNKQGRTALHYAAAYSNEITAEYLIKKGANVNCRTNIGDTPLHYAALGAKNMKIIDVLLKNLKKRYIKQYRNDERLFFFARHNLHGLGNIILDRLMEKSIKPPCSTKTDDCTGESDEATGVNTRRSVDKGADPSVDLTGFDGLHFLIARVKISLGIYDNINGRDQNGETLLLVAIRANNVDWVRNLLERGADPTIRNKDGFTPFYVAVINHTDPEILNILLESGKVDINETAPSIIYYDHNRCGYGMTALHMAVKESNTAAADFLLTRGADPNVTDIYGRTPLHVAAGYAKDSMTVQLLVNHKDVDVNLRHGLYSALDYAESNKHGFGERIANLLKEKGAVGRENRLPKGNIETKNPDISLEKLVNYTSSNAADEIESVLSDATVPIEDKIARINEEHLISVIIDSDVETLRLLLKNGADISSARGKYGMNALHVASLKGKTTDLIDVILETAKFDINGVDSGGDTPLHYAIMGSNSARNAPHLIRLGADPNVANKTRVTPLHLAAKNEETAELIDIILETGQCNINTAEATAAVNPVDNDGRTPLHYAIERLDPVTINARRLIKMGADPGIADKNRVTPLHMAARNENAESMDLIEILLNTGAVDVNCVDNQGRTPLACARDNKHGLGEKIIARLKESGAKE from the exons tggaaaaattcgaTGAAGCTAAAGTTGAAATACATGAAATGCTGGACGTTTTAAAAGACATCGACAAACAATCGAAAATAACTCAAGTCGAAATCTACCAAAGCAGCATGCACTCAACGACAGATTTAATCAAAGCATTTCACGTTTTCATCGTCTTCAAATCAACAAGTgaaacagcagcagacgaTGCTGGAGTCTATTATTGGTGGTCGTTGGAAAAGAACACGGAATACATCGCCTTGCAACGATCACGCAAGGAAGAAAACGTTAAGAACAAGTTTGAAGGCAAACGGCGGAAAAAAGTTGAGCCCATCAAAGAAGATTTGAAAGGAAAAGGTACGATTAAAGATCTATTTGCAATTCTTTGGGCCCAACAGGTGATTGCAGAAAAATATCACATAAAGAAATCCAACTGCCAGTCGTTGGTCAGATTCGTCGGTCAGCAAATTACCAACATCGGATACAAATACAAGGGGAATTTCAAGTATTCTCAAGGccggaacaaaaaaatgttgaaattaatCAACGTCATAGACCGAAGAGGTTGTTCTGATCGGTCCCTTTTATTCCATCTCATTGAAATGGGAAATACCGACCTTGTTGATAAAATAGTAGCGAGTGGCAAGTACGACATCAACGCCTTCGTCTACCAAAACAGTGGTCATTCGTCTATAAAAACGACTCCACTTCACTTAGCCATTAGTTTGAGGAAAACCAAAATGGTTAAACATCTTCTCAAACCTCCAATGAATGCAGATCCTACAAAACGCGACGCAGGGAAGAGCGCCCTTTTTTTTGCTGCCAGCATGTTCGGAATGAAAACAAAGATTATTGATTTGCTACTGGCACATGACAAAGTCAATGTGGATGATGTGGACGAAAACGGAGAAACGGCTCTCCATTTGGCCGCTTCTGAATCCAACTTCCTCactgttaaaaaattattagaaagAAAAGCCAATCCCAACATTTTCGACAAAATCGGTAGGTCTCCTCTTCATGTGGCAGCACATGATAGATACGGTATCACTGTCATCGATTTGCTCCTAGCTCATCCCAAAGTCAAAGTTGACGATGTAAACGAATTCGGAATAACTGCGCTTCATTACGCCGCTTATGTATCCAACGTCTTtgttgtcaaacacttgataAACAAAGGAGCCAATCCCAACCTTTTCGACAAAAAAGGTGTGTCTCCTCTTTATTTGgcagcacagcagagagaaGGTAATCCTATCATTGATCTACTGCTGGAAGCTAAAAAAGTCAAAGGCATATGCAATGTCAACGATCAAAATAAACAAGGAAGGACTGCACTTCATTACGCCGCCGCCTATTCCAATGAAATCACGGCCGagtatttaatcaaaaagggCGCAAATGTCAATTGTCGAACCAATATTGGCGATACTCCACTTCACTATGCTGCACTTGGtgcaaaaaacatgaaaatcatCGATGTATTACTCAagaatcttaaaaaaagatatattAAACAGTATAGAAACGATgaaagacttttctttttcgccagGCATAACTTGCACGGACTAGGCAATATAATTCTTGATCGATTAATGGAAAAGAGCATCAAACCTCCGTGTAGTACTAAAACTGACGATTGTACTGGAGAATCCGACGAGGCAACAGGCGTCAATACTCGCCGTTCCGTAGACAAAGGCGCCGATCCTTCAGTTGACTTGACGGGATTTGATGGCCTTCATTTCTTAATAGCGCGAGTCAAGATATCACTGGGAATCTATGACAATATCAACGGCCGCGATCAAAATGGGGAAACTCTTCTTTTAGTTGCAATACGCGCCAACAACGTGGATTGGGTTAGAAATTTGCTGGAAAGAGGAGCCGATCCCACCATACGAAACAAAGATGGCTTCACTCCATTTTATGTAGCAGTGATCAACCATACAGATCCCGAGATTCTCAACATACTTCTGGAAAGTGGAAAAGTTGACATCAATGAAACAGCACCTAGTATAATTTACTATGACCATAATAGATGTGGATATGGAATGACTGCCCTACACATGGCAGTCAAGGAATCCAACACAGCTGCAGCAGATTTTCTGTTAACAAGAGGAGCTGACCCAAACGTCACTGATATATATGGACGCACTCCACTTCACGTGGCGGCCGGATATGCAAAAGACAGCATGACCGTCCAACTACTTGTCAATCACAAAGACGTTGATGTCAACTTGCGCCATGGGCTATATAGTGCGCTAGATTACGCAGAATCCAACAAGCACGGGTTTGGTGAAAGAATTGCCAATCTGTTGAAAGAGAAAGGTGCCGTGGGAAGAGAAAACAGACTGCCCAAAGGAAACATCGAAACGAAAAATCCTGATATATCCTTAGAAAAACTTGTGAATTATACTTCCAGCAATGCTGCCGACGAAATTGAAAGCGTTTTAAGCGACGCCACAGTACCAATTGAGGACAAAATCGCTAGAATTAACGAGGAACATTTGATTTCAGTAATTATAGATTCGGACGTAGAAACACTTCGTCTTCTATTGAAAAATGGAGCAGATATCAGCAGCGCACGGGGAAAATATGGAATGAATGCGCTTCATGTGGCATCACTTAAAGGAAAGACGACGGATCTCATCGACGTCATTCTAGAAACTGCAAAATTCGACATCAACGGAGTCGACAGCGGTGGAGACACTCCTCTCCATTATGCAATAATGGGATCTAATTCTGCAAGAAATGCCCCTCACCTGATTCGATTGGGAGCCGATCCCAACGTTGCCAATAAAACCAGAGTCACTCCACTGCATTTGGCGGCCAAAAATGAAGAGACGGCGGAACTCATCGACATCATACTGGAAACCGGGCAATGCAACATCAACACAGCCGAG GCTACCGCGGCTGTGAACCCAGTTGACAACGACGGAAGGACTCCACTCCATTACGCAATTGAGAGACTCGACCCGGTTACAATCAATGCTCGTCGTCTGATTAAAATGGGAGCCGACCCAGGCATCGCTGACAAGAACAGAGTCACCCCTCTTCACATGGCAGCGAGAAATGAAAATGCAGAGTCAATGGATCTCATTGAGATCCTCCTCAATACCGGAGCGGTGGACGTGAATTGTGTCGACAATCAAGGCCGTACTCCTCTCGCTTGTGCTAGGGACAACAAACACGGACTAGGCGAGAAGATTATCGCCCGACTAAAGGAATCTGGCGCAAAAGAATA A